The nucleotide sequence TGGTTCTAGAAAAGTGAAAGACCAAGTAAAGTATGTGTATACACACCCTTCAGAAACGATTCATCGATTAAGAATGAAGTTGAATCAAATGAACGAAGGAACAGATAAAGTAATTGAACAATTGAACCAAATTGAACAGTTCTTCGAAAAGAGAATCGACCAAAGTGAGCAAAAGCAGATTGAGGACAATCATCAACCGGAAATCGAAGGAAACAAGTAAATTACAACTGAAACTGTAGGTGGTACCTTTGATCTTTGAAATGAAATTTTGGAAGGAATTATTCAACCGGTTTAATGAGGATGATGTTCCTGGGATGGCTGCACAGCTGTCCTATTTTTTCTTACTGTCATTATTACCGTTCATGATCTTCCTTCTTACATTATTAGCTTTTTTACCGGTATCTCAGGACCAAGTCTTCGATATACTTAGCCGGTACTTGCCACCTGATGCATACTCATTGATTAATGAGAATCTGTCAGGAGTCATGGAAAATCAAAATAGCGGATTATTATCTGTTGGTATTATCGGTACCATTTGGTCTGCTTCAAACGGTATTAAAGCACTGATGAAAGCTTTTAATAGAGCTTACCACATCGAGGAAGATCGACCTTTTTTAAAGCAACGACTTGTCTCAATCGCATTGACGATTGCTATGATTTTAATGGTGGCAATCGCGTTAGCTTTACCCGTCTTTGGCAGGTTGATTGGAGAATTCCTATTTTCTTATTTAGGATTATCTGAAGGATTCTTGACACTATGGGAGTCCATGCGTTGGGCCATATCAATTATATTGATGATGACAATACTGACGATTTTATTTATTCTTGCACCAAATAAAAAAATACCAATAGCTTATTCTTTGCCGGGTGCAATCATAGCTACAATTGGTTGGGCATTGACCTCACTAGGCTTCTCATACTACGTAACGAACTTTGCCAACTATTCAGCTACCTATGGAAGCTTAGGTGCGGTAATCGTACTGATGATCTGGTTTTTCTTAACAGGGGTCATGATTATTCTAGGTGGAGAAGTTAATGCCATATTGGATCGCCATGATCGAACACTATTATCAAAAAAATAAGAAAGTGACCTAATCGCTTATCGGCGGTTAGGTCACTTTTTTTGTAGTATTTTTAAAATAAACGATCAGCATCATCACTGACAAGAATAGCACGATGACATAAAAGAAAGATATTCCTGGTAAATATTCGATGAATATACCAGCTAACAATGGCCCGGTTATACTGCCTACTCCAAACATGACTCCGCACAAAATGTTTCCTGCAGGGAGAAGTTCTTTAGGAAGTAAATCGGTCATATATGAAATACCTAGGGAATATAAGGAACCTACAAGCATCCCGCCTAATGCAAAGGTGACGAATAACCAAGCGACGGATTCTTCAAAAATCGAAGCGAAGACAAATGAAATTGTTCCTCCTGCAAGGACGAATAAGATAACTCTCTTTCTACCGATATAATCGCTTAATATACCTAAAGGAATTTGTGAGAGTATGCTACCCGCTGCGAAACATGGGATGATTAATGAGATCATGCCAACCTCATGACCAATCCTCAGTGCATATACGGGAAAATTGCTGTGTAACGTCGTTTCTAAAAATCCATAAGTGAATGGGGCTAATAGCGCAACCCATGAATATTTAAACGCACCAATGAAACGCCCTATGGAACGAGTAGAAGTGAATTGAACCCCTTCTTGGACGGGGAATTCATTGCGTACAAAGAACATCAATGACCATACTAGTAAACACATCGCACCACTAACTATAAACGGTAACGTCGGGTTGATTTCAATCAGACGCGTCATCAAAGGTCCAATGGCAAAACCGAGTCCAAAAGCTAGACCATAGATTGCGATGTAGCGACCACGTTTATCCTCTGAAGTAGTCGTGGTGATCCAAGTCTGTGTCCCAAAGTGAAGGATGGTATCACCGACTCCCACCATCATGCGAAGGATGAACCAGAACCATAAAGCTTCCCATAATGTGAAAAAGAATAGGGAAGAAAATACAAGCGCTCCACCGACCAGTATAATCGGTTTATAGCCATATTTTCTTAAAGGGGCCTCTAAGAAAGGCGAAATAATTAAGATTCCTATGTAAAGAGCAGTTGCGTGAAAACCATTTACAGAAGAAGAAATCCCACTTTGCTCTAACAAGATAGCAATTACCGGTAATAGCATTCCTTGCGAAAAGCCTGAAATACCAACAATCATTACAAGAATTGCGAATCTCTTATTTGCATTTACCATTCAGGCCCTCCTCGTCTGAATCTTGATTTTTCAACCGAAACAAACTCGGTGACATTGTACCCTATTTTCATGTAACATTAAACCGAAAGCGATTTTACAGTACAAAAGGAGAGTCAAACAATGAAATTTAACGTTACAGACCAACATATTACGAGTGAATTGGATTATGGAGAATTGATGATTTCCGGGGATGAAACAAAAGGTTTTCGTCCATTTCAATTAATGGTATCTTCTTTAGCAGGTTGTAGTGCACTTGTCTATAAACGTATCTTAGAAAAACAAAAGATCGAATATGATGAAATGACGATTGAAGCTGAAGTTGAACGAAGTGAAGATTCCGTCCATAAAATTGAAAAAGTGATGTTGAACTTCAAAGTTAAAGGTGAAGGTTTGAACCAGGAGAAAATGCAAAAGAGCTTGCATACCGCATCAAAAAACTGTTCTATGGTCCAATCTGTAGTTCCGACTATAGAAGTTATAGAAACTGTTGAAATAGTTGAAGGGTAGGGTCTCAAATGACAGAATCAAATGAAACAGTGGAAGAATTGAAGCGAAGGCTAGTAGACCTACTTCAACAATTCGACGACATTGACCCGGAAAAATTAACGGTGGAAGATATCGATTACTATTTACGATTACTTGATGAAATGGAACAAAAATTGAAGTAGTGTTTTCGCCCCTACAAAAATTTGAATGTAGGGGTTGATTTTTATATTCAATGATTTTATCATGATAAAGTATTAATGAATTACTTAGGTAAAAAGAGAGGGAGAGAAAGATGGCATCAGTTGCTATAATAGCTGTATTATTGATGGTTACATTGAGCTTACTACGGGTCAATGTGTTATTAGCGATCATCATTTCTGCAATGAGCGCCGGCTTGATGTCGGGCTTGTCATTTGTAGATACAGTTGAATTATTCATAGAGAATGTTGGTGGGGCAGGAGAGACGGCCTTCAGTTATATATTACTTGGTGGTTTTGCAGTAGCCATTGGTATGACAGGTATTACAAAGGGCATCGTACAGTTTCTAAGAAAAGCAGTAAAAGGCCGCCGAGTATGGATGTTAGTGATCATCGCTTTGATCGCTTCACTATCTCAGAATGCGATACCTGTACATATTGCATTCATTCCAATATTAATTCCGCCGTTAATTGCTGTATTCGATAAAATGCAATTGGATCGACGTGGGGTTGCAACTGCGTTGACATTCGGACTGAAAGCTCCATATGTCATGCTTCCGTTAGGATTTGGTTTGATTTTCCAAGGAATTATTCAAGAAGAGATGGCTAATAACGGCTTGGAAATCCCCTTGTCTGAAGTGACATTGGCAATGCTGATTCCTGGTTCAGGGATGATCGTAGGACTGATTATTGCAATTACAATCACTTATCGTAAAAAACGCGATTACAGTAAGGAAGAGCCGAAAGGTCAACCTTCTAACATTGAAGAAGTCGATGATGAACCGTTTGTGTTCGAACGTCATCATTTCATGACACTCATCGCGATCGTCGCGGCATTAGTAGTGCAGATCATTACTGAACAAATGGTGCTAGGAGCTTTAACCGGACTTGTTCTGATGTTCGTGCTAGTCGCTGTACCTCTAAAAAGAGGGGAAGAAGTCATGTCCAACGGTATAACAATGATGGGGATGATTGCATTCATCATGCTAGCTGCTTCAGGCTTCGGTGCCGTCCTTCAAGAAACAGGCTCAGTTGATGCACTAGTCGATGCATCTTCGGGGATGCTTGAAGGTCAGAAAGTATTGATCTCGTTAATTTTATTGTTAGTCGGTTTAGTGATTACGATGGGTATCGGGACCTCGTTCGGTACAATTCCGATTTTGGCAGTACTTTACGTTCCAATTGCAACAGCAGCAGGATTCTCTCCGATTGCCATTGCAGTATTGATTGGAACTGCTGGAGCGTTAGGTGACGCAGGCTCACCTGCTTCAGATAGTACACTTGGTCCAACAGCAGGGCTGAATGTGGATGGAAAGCACAATCATATTTGGGATACTTGTGTTCCAACTTTCTTACACTTTAATATTCCATTATTCTTATTCGGTTGGATCGCATCAATCATTTTATAAAATAATGAACGCAGCTTCGCTAACGTTAGCGAGGCTGTTTTTTATTATACTTTAAGGCTGTTTAACTTTGTTAAGGATTAAAGTATGTGAAAATCTAAGGCTTTCGTCATTAGGACTTGGCGAGAAGCCAAGTTTTTCTCATGGAAGACGTTTCCATTGACAGTTTGAATGAAATCCTCCTTTTAACAAAATATAAAAGAAGGAGGATGATCTTTTATGAAAAAAAATATAGTATTAACATTGATATTTGTACTGTTATGTTCTTATAGTGCATCAGCTGTCTCCAATGATTCACTTGGTTATGGCTATAAGAAAAAATTTAACGAATCACCACCAGACTTAGGTTTTTATGCACCACTGATAGAAAAATACAATGGAATTTACATGGGTGATCCTAATGAGAAAAAGATTTATATCACATTTGATAATGGATATGAACAAGGTTATACGAGTACGATCCTTGATGTTCTAAAGGAGAAAAAGGTACCAGCAACATTTTTTCTAACGGGCCACTATGTAGATGCTGAAGTGGATTTGGTCAAGCGGATGGTTGACGAAGGTCATCTGATCGGAAATCACTCAGATGGTCACCTGGATTACACTAGATCTTCAGATGAAAAAGTGAAAGAAGATTTGCGATCGCTAGATGAGAAGGTTAAGAAGACGACGGGTCAAGATATGAGCATGTTCTTCAGACCTGCTAAAGGCGTATTCAGCGAACGCACATTGAAACTCACGGATGAGCTAGGTTACGTAAATGTATTTTGGACGGTTGCATTAGTCGATTGGTATAAGGATCAACAAAAAGGCGCAGAACATGCGCAAAATGAGGTCCTTCGTCAGGTGCATCCTGGCGCAATTGTGCTCTTACACGCTGTATCAGAGGACAACTCTTCAGCTCTATCAAACCTGATCGATGAGCTTCGAAAACGCGGATATGAATTTGGTTCATTAGAAGAATTAATGTGGGAAAGACTTTTACCTGAGGGAATATAAGTTTCAGCGTGAATTGATAGCCATAGCCAAACCCTTTTTGCTAAACTGAAAAGAGTGAACATAAACTGAGTAGAGAAGCGGCTTCAAAAGGGAGAGGAAACTATGTGGAAAGAATATTATCATGCACAAGGGATGTATGATTTTGACTATACTTTGTATCGAATGGATATGGATCCATTAATTCGAGTAAATGAAAAAGAACGTTGGGTCGACGTACCTGTACGTTTAGGAGAAGATGCAAAATGTGTCGTACGAGTAAAGGCGGAAGGCACGACTGAAAAACCAGTTTTCTCCGTCATGTCTGATTACGATGATCAGCAAGATATCATTTTTGAGCATATTCGCAACCTATTTCAATGGGATCGTGACCTAGAAGAAGTGGATAAATTTTTCCAAGGAACAGATTTGGCACTATTATTTTTCACTTATCCCGGAACTCCAATCGTAAGGGACTTTCATTTGTATGATTCGTTAATGAAAGTGATCATTCATCAGCAGTTGAACATGAAGTTCGCATTTACACTGTCAACTCGATTTGCCCAAACTTTCGGTGAAGAGGTAGATGGGTCATGGTTTTATCCCACACCTGAACAGACTGCGAAGCTTGATTATGAAGACTTGAGAGAGCTACAGTTCAGCCAGCGGAAAGCAGAATATGTCATTGATACTTCAAGAAAAATCGTCGATGGTGAGCTCGATCTTTACGAGTTATCCAAAAAAACCGACAGTGAAATCATGAAAGAGTTGACGAAATTCAGAGGAATAGGTCCATGGACCGTGCAAAATTGGATGCTGTTCGCTTTAGGAAGGGAAGATCTCATGCCTGGGGCTGATATCGGAATCCAAAATGCACTCAAGAAATTGTGGAAATTAGATAAAAAAGCGACTAAAGCAGAAGTTGAAGCAGCAGCTGAACTCTGGACCCCATTCAATAGCTACGCAGCACTCACGCTGTGGAGGAGTATAGAGTAAGAAAAAGGAACAGGTACTTGCCTAACGGGCAAAACATTAAGTGGCAATTAACTAGAAATCATACCAAAAAAGGACTTAGAATATTTTTCTAAGTCCTTTTAGTATGTAAATTGCTTATTAGACTAACACTAGTCGTTTGTTTAAAAGAACTTATTTTCTATGTTCTAATCCAAACAATTTAGATCTGATATCAGTCATTTCTGTATCAATGTACCTCACAAACAACGTAAAAATACTACCTAAAACAACAAATGAAAAACCGGAACTTCCCAGAGTCCATGCTAAAACTGTACGTTGTATAAACGCTCTTTCCCCAGAAGAAGGTATTTGATAAATAATTATTCCAATCACAATTAAAATAACTCCAAAAGACAATATTATATTACAGCCTTTCTTAATTTTCTCCACAGAAATCAATCCCTTATATTTTTCCTCAACAAATCTGCCAGTTACTTTAAATATTAATATTGTCCATCCACTAGGTCAGCACTAGGATCAGATCCCCCACCAGAGGAAGGGATTTCTACACCTTCACAAGCGGGAAATTCAGGATATTGTGCTTCAGTGATATAAGTAACGTTGCTGTGGTTAGGATTTATTGTTGTATTGTCGTTATGTTCAATTAATGTTAAATCTCCACCTACATAAAGATTCACACCGTTCAAGAAATCATCAACACTTTCAGAAATATGAATAGTCAAATCGCCACCTGTCCTCACGTAAGTGTTTTTAAGTTCTAATCCTTGTTTAAAAACAGCGTCTTCTCCGATTAAGGCAGGGTTACTTTCAAATCTTGCGAAACCATCTGAAATCATGTACATCTTTACAGAAAATTCACCTCGGTAGTCAATGCCTCCTTTGAATCTCGAACTACCACAAGATAGATATTGACTATTCGGATTGTTTTGGCTCGTTAACTTTGCATTAATGAATGCATTTCCGTTGATTTGAAGGTTAGTTTTATTATTGATGCCTACCCCTTGGAATACTCCTGTGCCATTGATGGTTAGTGAAGACTTATCATTACCTTCAATTACAAGGTCACCGTTCGAATAGAAATCACCGGTTGTCATGTCACATTTATCAACTGTACCACCTTGATCTAAATAGTAAGATCCATTCTCGTCAGTCGGACAATCTTTTTTACTCCAATCTTGTTGTTCATCAAAGGTATGGTCAGGATTCTCTGGTGGGTCAGGAAATGTTTCACTCACTTCGTCCCATTCGTCTGATGAACCTACGCTCCCATCGCCAAGGTCGAGCGAAAGAGTAATATTCAATTCTTCAGTGAAATCTCCATCATGACCAGCCACCGTATATAAAATACGAATGGAATCCCCGTTATCTTCTGAGGAGATGTCTCCAATCAGCTCAAAGGTGCGATCTTCATGATTTTCATCTACAGTTACTGATGAGATTTTATTTTCGACAAACTGCTGCATATTAGATAAATCCTGAGGATGGTCATAATCATTTTCCTTCACATATATTAAAATGTTGTGATGGATGTATCG is from Halalkalibacillus sediminis and encodes:
- the pdaA gene encoding delta-lactam-biosynthetic de-N-acetylase, which produces MKKNIVLTLIFVLLCSYSASAVSNDSLGYGYKKKFNESPPDLGFYAPLIEKYNGIYMGDPNEKKIYITFDNGYEQGYTSTILDVLKEKKVPATFFLTGHYVDAEVDLVKRMVDEGHLIGNHSDGHLDYTRSSDEKVKEDLRSLDEKVKKTTGQDMSMFFRPAKGVFSERTLKLTDELGYVNVFWTVALVDWYKDQQKGAEHAQNEVLRQVHPGAIVLLHAVSEDNSSALSNLIDELRKRGYEFGSLEELMWERLLPEGI
- a CDS encoding SE1561 family protein; the protein is MTESNETVEELKRRLVDLLQQFDDIDPEKLTVEDIDYYLRLLDEMEQKLK
- a CDS encoding OsmC family protein, coding for MKFNVTDQHITSELDYGELMISGDETKGFRPFQLMVSSLAGCSALVYKRILEKQKIEYDEMTIEAEVERSEDSVHKIEKVMLNFKVKGEGLNQEKMQKSLHTASKNCSMVQSVVPTIEVIETVEIVEG
- a CDS encoding YihY/virulence factor BrkB family protein, which codes for MIFEMKFWKELFNRFNEDDVPGMAAQLSYFFLLSLLPFMIFLLTLLAFLPVSQDQVFDILSRYLPPDAYSLINENLSGVMENQNSGLLSVGIIGTIWSASNGIKALMKAFNRAYHIEEDRPFLKQRLVSIALTIAMILMVAIALALPVFGRLIGEFLFSYLGLSEGFLTLWESMRWAISIILMMTILTILFILAPNKKIPIAYSLPGAIIATIGWALTSLGFSYYVTNFANYSATYGSLGAVIVLMIWFFLTGVMIILGGEVNAILDRHDRTLLSKK
- a CDS encoding DNA-3-methyladenine glycosylase family protein, which translates into the protein MWKEYYHAQGMYDFDYTLYRMDMDPLIRVNEKERWVDVPVRLGEDAKCVVRVKAEGTTEKPVFSVMSDYDDQQDIIFEHIRNLFQWDRDLEEVDKFFQGTDLALLFFTYPGTPIVRDFHLYDSLMKVIIHQQLNMKFAFTLSTRFAQTFGEEVDGSWFYPTPEQTAKLDYEDLRELQFSQRKAEYVIDTSRKIVDGELDLYELSKKTDSEIMKELTKFRGIGPWTVQNWMLFALGREDLMPGADIGIQNALKKLWKLDKKATKAEVEAAAELWTPFNSYAALTLWRSIE
- a CDS encoding MFS transporter, with amino-acid sequence MVNANKRFAILVMIVGISGFSQGMLLPVIAILLEQSGISSSVNGFHATALYIGILIISPFLEAPLRKYGYKPIILVGGALVFSSLFFFTLWEALWFWFILRMMVGVGDTILHFGTQTWITTTTSEDKRGRYIAIYGLAFGLGFAIGPLMTRLIEINPTLPFIVSGAMCLLVWSLMFFVRNEFPVQEGVQFTSTRSIGRFIGAFKYSWVALLAPFTYGFLETTLHSNFPVYALRIGHEVGMISLIIPCFAAGSILSQIPLGILSDYIGRKRVILFVLAGGTISFVFASIFEESVAWLFVTFALGGMLVGSLYSLGISYMTDLLPKELLPAGNILCGVMFGVGSITGPLLAGIFIEYLPGISFFYVIVLFLSVMMLIVYFKNTTKKVT
- a CDS encoding YtxH domain-containing protein: MQFQTWKKGLVFGALVGFLLTLFKREEREEVRNGSRKVKDQVKYVYTHPSETIHRLRMKLNQMNEGTDKVIEQLNQIEQFFEKRIDQSEQKQIEDNHQPEIEGNK
- a CDS encoding Na+/H+ antiporter family protein: MASVAIIAVLLMVTLSLLRVNVLLAIIISAMSAGLMSGLSFVDTVELFIENVGGAGETAFSYILLGGFAVAIGMTGITKGIVQFLRKAVKGRRVWMLVIIALIASLSQNAIPVHIAFIPILIPPLIAVFDKMQLDRRGVATALTFGLKAPYVMLPLGFGLIFQGIIQEEMANNGLEIPLSEVTLAMLIPGSGMIVGLIIAITITYRKKRDYSKEEPKGQPSNIEEVDDEPFVFERHHFMTLIAIVAALVVQIITEQMVLGALTGLVLMFVLVAVPLKRGEEVMSNGITMMGMIAFIMLAASGFGAVLQETGSVDALVDASSGMLEGQKVLISLILLLVGLVITMGIGTSFGTIPILAVLYVPIATAAGFSPIAIAVLIGTAGALGDAGSPASDSTLGPTAGLNVDGKHNHIWDTCVPTFLHFNIPLFLFGWIASIIL